From the genome of Mastacembelus armatus chromosome 12, fMasArm1.2, whole genome shotgun sequence:
AGAAATCTGCAGCTTTGttaggtctgtgtgtgtatatgtgtctttctgtggttttgtGGACAAATTTTAGatgaatatttgatattttatccTCTCTCTCAGCTCTCTGGCTGAGAACTCAAACTTGGTGCAGCTCAACCTGAGTGGTTGCTCTGGCTTCTCTGCCCGTGCTTTGGCTGTGATGCTCAAGTCCTGCTCCAGGTCAGCTGCTCTGTCCATTATGCTGTCAGACCCCTGTTCTCCTACCACCAGCTGAATTTCTTTATGCTCCATCTCTGCACTTTActaatgctgtgtttttgttttgtcttttttttttctttgcagcatAGAGCAGTTGAATATATCATGGTGTGAGTTCAACAATGATCATGTAAAGAGTGTTGTTAATAATCTGAGTTCCAGTGTTACTCACCTCAATCTCAGTGGTTACAGAGAAAGCCTCATGCTTGATGGTAAGTGGGGGTGTTGATATCTGGGTAGTTCATTTCATTGCCTTACAGGCCCAGCTCTACCTTTGTGTTGACTGATAACTTATAGTAAAAACAGTCCAGGCTGATCTTGACACATATTATAGAACCCAGAGTTTATTGGACACACTGCtgagcagctgtgtgtggttTTTAGTCATTCACATATGGttttcatctgatttattttaagGATCGCTCCTAACTGTTATTtgtcagttatttttttctatcaatTTAAATTTAGCAATAGTTTTCCTTTTAATCTAACTATGTAATCTCTTGCTTGGTATAACAATGaatgtaaaattatatttaaagcCTTGTCATTTCTATTTTAGTAAATAATCTTctcttcaaaacaaacaaatatgtcaAAGTATGCACAGCAGGTTATTATTCCCCAACAAAAATAGTCCAGTCCTAACTGGTAATCTGTGTTTTCCAGTCTGATGTTATGGgttcttgttatttttaagtGTAAAGATgatatgtgaaagaaaaaaacacaattgaCATTGTTTAACTTTCTCATATGTAGGCTAATATTTTCATCCTTGAAAAAGAAAGTGTGACAGCATTGTTTTGAACAAATGACTAGATTGTAATGTGATTTGCtactgaaatgtcaaaaatgaaatCCAGGACTTTGACCGTGTTCTTATTGCAGTAAACCCACCCTGCTCTGAGCACTCAGACCGAGTGAGTTTTGAAGAACAGTTCAGGCAACGCTCAGACAATTTGAACTCATAACAACATGCTGGCAAATGGTTACTTCAGATCAGTAATCCATGTTCATATAGCCAGTATACATTACATTGCCTCTCAGTCAGATCTTCATTGCGAATGAAAACTGATTCTCAACTGACCTAcctggataaataaaaataaatcattaaattacATACCTCCTAGACGTTTCCACAGGTTGCTTGTGTTGTTGATCTTATATGCAAAATAATTGGTAAAATCATTTGTAATTTGCAGAGCACCATCTTGTTCAATCTCTGTTTAAAGTTCTGCCACACTTTAGACCTTTTGTGGATGATTTTCAGCTTGTTCTTCTGGAGTCCAAAGAATCCAAAGCTTCATTATGCTTCAGACTTTGTCTGCTGTTGATCCTGACAGTTTACCTTCATTAAGGAATATTTAATTGGGCTTTCACGCTTGTGCACTGCCAAATGACAATATTGGGATATTGTTGAGGACATTTAGGATCTTAATGATATAGTATAGTTACTGCAGcatatgaaattaaataaataaaccaaccacatacagtatgtagctTCATACCTCAGCTGTGTTTAGATTtctcagaaataaacacatgacaTAACAGTGTACTTATCTTTTTACAGATGTGAAGGTGCTGGTGGCGAGATGCCCTCATATTCAGACTCTCGATATAAGGTACAGTTTAATTCCTCATGAGAACTTTGAACAATTCGTTGGTTGCAGATGCTTTCCTATTTCACCACAACAAATTCTGGAACCAATGAATGTGAACTTCAGTGAACAATGTACACTTTTGGAAATGTTACAGAGCAGGACTTGAATGCATATGTGTTCAGCATGATGCTATCTGTTGGACGTGTGTATAGGCTGCTGTTTGCTgagcagtttaaaaaaagtagAGGGGCATTCCCAGTCAGATGTTTTGAATGTAGCGTTTAAGCGTCACCCTCTACTCCTTTGTTGCAGTGACAGTACTCTGGTGATGGCTGACAGTCTGCCTGTCCTTGCACAACTGAAGAGTCTGCAGCACCTGTCCCTGAGTCGATGCTATCACATTCACCTCGCAGCCCTCAGGTAAGTTTCCCTGCTGCTGTCCATGgtcctttgtttctttgttgaaCCCCAGACTTAACTCGTGCCTCACTTCCAGTGACCTCAGTAAGACAATCCCCACACTGTGCCTGCTGGATGCTTTTGGCCTGGTGCATGACAATCACCTGAACTCCCTGAAAAAAGAGATGCCTCATGTCTGCATCAACTCCAGACCTTTCTCCAGCGTTGCCCGGCCCACGCCCACCAGCAGGCTTGTTGGCTCCATGAGCGACCACACCATGTGGAGCAGGAAGTGTCGGCTAAGGTTCAAGCTGTAAACACCACCCCTTCCTCTAAGCTTAGTATGCTGCTGAATGTGGCTTACCCTGCGGTATCCTCCAGCACACACTCAGCCTGTGGTGCAGTGATGCAGctatgtttcagtgtttcaacgGAACATGTTTCAATGTTGGCTGGCATTAACGGTATTAAACCATGGACCATTAAGTACTGAACATGCAAGCTTCTagacaaatgttttttatttaggtAAACCAGATTTGGATGTTGAATCCAGTTCTTGTTGGAATACATTAAGAGAAACCTTGtattcccttttttgttttaggtTCCACTTAtgtcttaatttaaaatattttgtaaaggaagttcatttgaaatgtttctcATCAGCTGTTGGGACTAGTAGTTGGGACTTGATTCCTCAGGTGTTTTACTATGTTAGGAAAATGTTCTGTTCTCAGCTTTTTTAACAAGAGGTTTTAATGGTAAATGATGGTTCTGGCTCTGGAGTCTCCAAATGAACATACATTTGATTTCTCCAGGTGGACAGCAGTAACTTTTATGATCTCATTATGACAGCGTAGGTGTAAAGTATGACCAGTACTCTAGATTACAATTCATTCAAATGTCATACAAACCAAACTGTAATGGAACGTGTGTTTTTAGCTTGTAAACTGTTTCCTTACCAAGTAAATGACCtgatgtgtcattttgtttcagttgtctttttattgTAAGTTATTGTTGAGCATGGACATTTATTCTTGACAGTAGCAGTAagcttgacaaaaaaaattcaacttTTAAGATCCACTACGATCCAGGTTTTCCCATAGCTTTCAACCACATTGCATGGTTTGGTAGTAACTTAAACTCGACACTGCTAAAAAAAGTTGTGGGCAATAAGGATCAATAACTTAATCTTTTCAGTCTCACACACAGTTACCTTAAAATTAGTAAATTACTGAAGTTAAAAACTCAGCTGTAGACATAAGAACTCAAACCCTTTTTATTACCATACCAGCATTCCATGTGATTAAAAAACACATCCTAACAtagtgacattttatttccatgaGGAGCCCTGCCTTTGGCACAATACATATTACAATTTCTGGTTATTCTGTAAACTGCTTCCCAGAGAGGATGCCTCCTCCTTCAGAATTCAGTTCAGGGTGATGTCGCAAGGTGCACCAGCAATGTTGTACAGCTGAAGATGAATTACAAGTATGCAAGAGAACTAATTGAAATTTGTGAAAACTTTTGGAATCACTGCAACTGCAAAACTTAAAATGTCCCTGTGCCTATACAGAATAAAGCATTGCTATCTGTTGATATAGTTTAAAACTGATTTGTTACAAAAATATTACACATCCAACTCAGGAACATGTGGTTATATTTCAGTTACACTTCCAtaagtcattttcttttctttttaggGGTCTTTGTCGTCCACTTCATCTTTTTCTCCAACCTCTCGCTTTAGCACCGAAATGGCTAGGAAGACCTATAAGCTACATCCCAAAAATATCAAGTCAACAACCCATGTGCTTTCAGTTCACCATGTGTATGTAGAGAGAAAAATTAGACATTTTGATAGGATGGTGATATTCTATACATATTTTAACACGTCATGTGCAGACTCATATCAACACTGATGTCTTATGTGTGGATATCAAAGCCTGACATGTTCCTTCCTTTTTGACATGCTGCCATATACATTGTCCTGAAAACCCTGAAAAAGTCATTTATATAAGTGAGCCACTGTGAAAAATTGTTTAATAGCCCAAAAAGTCAACCTTGTGTTTGAATGAAATCCCCCAAAATCTGATGCCAAAGCATATTTACGTATTTATAAAGCTGCTGTCTATTAAGAAAGCTTTTCAGATTCCTGGCCTTTTCATCTCATCAGTTAACAGTAGGTCCCAGGGACTGGTTAAAATCTGGGTGGGCCAAGTGAAAAAGCAGCACATCAGCACTACTTTTAAGCAAGACCCCTACCCTCTCCGCTCCAGTGGAGCTGCTCAATGACCAGCAGGTCAGACTGGTTGTACTGGCCAGCTCCCAGGTGTGAATGCGATGTGATCGGTATGTTTCTGTACAGGAGAGGTTGCCTCTCAGTGAAACTACCACAAATAAAttaagggtaaaaaaaaaaaatagcaagtACAAATGACAGCTGgatagagattaaaaaaaagcagaagaaaaattaGTGTTTTGAACTGATTTGGAAGAAACACAATACagacatttaataaaacaataGTAACACTTGATACCCTTTTGTCAGgtataaaaatattcaacactTCTAGAGCCTTTGCTAACATTACTGTGAACCAGTCAGGTTTCATGTGCTCTGCACTCAGTTCTGCAGAACCACTGTTCGGAGCTGATCGTCCTCACTCATGCTGATTGTAGCAATGGCGCCGTCGTTGAATTCAAATGAAGTCCCACCATCGACCACCATGCAGGCATCCCAGCAACGAGAGCGAACACACACCCTGGACAagcacaggcaaaaaaaaactgtttgtttaatgtttgaACTCATATTCTGATCTTGCTGTGAGACTGAGAAACATTCACTCACTTGCTGGCAAAGCCTCTCTGCCGACTGCTGGAGAACACTCTGTTGGCGATGGGCTCCCTGACGCTGTACAACAAGCGTTTGTCGTCCGGACTGAACACCAGAGACTCATTGTACTCATCAGTAACTGCACAAACAGATAACGTCATTACATCCAACATAAAAGTCCCTAAAAGTGTACACATCAACCATAAATTCAGGGGAATTAACTAACTCACCTTTTTCAATAAATTCACGACTTACTGGGATATCAAGACCTGTCTGGGACTTTCCTGGGGGTGGGGAATTCAGCGAAGACAGGTGTCAAACCTACTTTgctttgattgattgatttatttcaaGCTTATGAAGATAAGCTTATATGATCAAGCTTATGAAGAATATGTACACTGTTCACAATGGAAATACTAAATACAAATGTAGATATGTATACAgcatatacattatatatatatataaatatatatctcTGCATATTACACAGATAAAaacttatatacatatataaaaggAGTGGGAAGAAGTAGAACTTATTTACTCCCACCCCCAATTCATTCCCTTTTATTAAACCATATGGTTGCAGCCATTGATAGTTAAGCTACTAACAAATTCTGTGTTATCATAACAATTATATAACATAATAGTCATTACATTGGGTCCATCTcaacaatataacaatataatgaTGTAGTTTGGTTCCACAGAGACTAAGAACAAAAACTGCATGCATACATACCAATTCTTAAAATCTCCTCCACAGCTTGTTCTGCAAGTTTGTTGATGTTATAAGACCTGTGGATACCGAGAGAGAAAATCATGAACGAGGTGTAAAATGCGCTGATACAGGTTTTATTGCAATGCACTATACCGGTTCTAAGTCAGTGCTTCATTCCTTTTAGGACAAAAACTCAGGTTTCATCTACTTTGAATTTTATGTTTAGCTATTTATTCACAATTGGACAACTGAAGTCTTATGTGAGCCTTCAGATCTGAGCAACAGGAATATTTGAAGGTCACTGCTTGTTCTCAAGTTCCACATAAATCAATCAAAATCCAAATAGCACTTTGCACATGCATGCAAGTGGTGCACAGGCCTCGTAAAAGCCTACAGGGTATGAGTGGGTGATCTAAAAAAAGACAGATAGGAGAAGGAAAAGATTTGCTTAGTTTCCAAGAGCTGTCCAAGAAGACCAGTATCACTCCCATGCCAACCTAAGAGATGGTTTGTTTAACTCAGAGTAAAGACCAAAAGCAGGGAAGACATGCAAACCAGGGCATCAAATGCTGAATATTGCTAATGGCTCTGTCATACCATGAGTAATAATGATACAGTTTTCTCAGACACAGTTTTACTTGCTTTAATCACACTGTGCTGCATTAATCCATGAATGCTGCACCCCACTCTCAATTTGAATTTTTTAGCGATCAGCCTGGTCAGTTGCCTGATCCTTTCACAGCTGAATCTGAGCTctacaacacaaacatcttgtactgctgtttcacattcaGTTCTTCACTAAACTAGTGGGAGCCTTTTATACTTTGATTTAGCTACAGCATTTTTCACAAAAGGCAATGGAGGATCCAATAGAAAACATCTATACCTAAAGTGAAATTTGCCATGAAATTATATGAACATATTAATCCTCCAAGGACACAAACTAATGAGCCCAAAAATGACCCCTTGACCTTTCCTCTGGTACCACCCAATGTAAacctttcaaaagaaaaattagTATGTTTCTCAGTAGTTCACAATTTCAGCATTCATGTCCTCCGGGCTGGTTATGccattttttgtctttaaggTTAGCCAAAACATGTTTGCCAACCACATGTTCCAACATAATTCCAGCAAATGTGGATTATACTTATGTATACCAGGCTTTGGATCCTGTTCCAGTACAAATGCTGAGCCCTGAACTCTTCTGCTTTTCCCATGGGCCATCATCCACAGAGATCTCATAGTAGGAAGCCCTATGGAGCAAGAGGTTAACATGGTGTTTGAAGGATTTTAACTTCACCCTGTGGTGGACAGAAATTCCCCTGATGAGTGGTAGAGAGATGGGCAGGGCAAAGGGGCTGGGAATTAATGAGGGTTATAACAAGCAGGTTTAAATACCTGGAGGACAGAGATTCTCCGATGAAGATTTCATTCAAGCTCCTGACAGGGAGGAGACAGGGTTTTGAGTAGTTCTCATGCAGTGTTCCTGTCCCTGAGAAATCGAATACAGACACATCAACctaacatcatcatcaacacaATGGTCTCCTAATATAAAATGGCCCTAATgctaacacacatacagtatttccaCCAGTGCAACAGCAACAGTGAGTCAGTCACGCAGGAGAGCAGACAggaggacacagacacacagaaggACTGGGACAGACACACAAGATGGGTGGTGGAGTCATACTCTGCTGACTGTCCAGGGTAGTGATGCGGTGAGCTTGGCTGTGCTGCTCCAGGCTCAGCTGCTGCTCGTGCAGGTCTACCGGGGTGGGATTGATTCCTGTGCCTTCCAAGTGCAAACGGGTCCTCTGACGCCAAAGCCACCTGAACACAGCACACAGGTGAGGTGAACTAAACCAGCGAGTCTGTTAATGCAATACATAGTTTAGTTTCAcgctaaaataaaaacagtgtacGACATTCTTCTAACAACAACCTCATTGTTTACGACCTTTATTATCATGTACAAAATCTGGTGTAGTTCTAATTACTACATCAAATATCCTGCTCTTATTAATGGATGTCAAGAATACCAATTATTTTGATGAGTACTGAAATTTGGTAAGGATATAAATGTTTGAGTAAACCACATCATAAACTCACAAATATTTGCactgtttttccatgttttctgAGATACTGCACAGTCTCTCAGTGAGCATTAGGTGTGTGCAGATGACTTGATTTCATTTAAGAAAGTGactcagaaaataaaacagctttatTGTAAACCTCAGATACAGTGACCCCAGG
Proteins encoded in this window:
- the nadk2 gene encoding NAD kinase 2, mitochondrial isoform X4, with amino-acid sequence MTMTRCPLVNLLFLGSRAVNMLYGKSLRPLHTSPCKASLQPQAGFKPERVAVVTKTTRYEFEQQRYRYAGLSEEDLKQLLAMKGSSYSGLLERHNIHTNNVEHIVKSLRREGIDVCVVKRGEYDTEVVRWADAIISAGGDGTMLLVASKVLSKDKPVVGVNTDPERSEGHLCLPVRYTHAFPEALKKLCRGEFRWLWRQRTRLHLEGTGINPTPVDLHEQQLSLEQHSQAHRITTLDSQQRTGTLHENYSKPCLLPVRSLNEIFIGESLSSRSYNINKLAEQAVEEILRIGKSQTGLDIPVSREFIEKVTDEYNESLVFSPDDKRLLYSVREPIANRVFSSSRQRGFASKVCVRSRCWDACMVVDGGTSFEFNDGAIATISMSEDDQLRTVVLQN
- the nadk2 gene encoding NAD kinase 2, mitochondrial isoform X2 codes for the protein MTMTRCPLVNLLFLGSRAVNMLYGKSLRPLHTSPCKASLQPQAGFKPERVAVVTKTTRYEFEQQRYRYAGLSEEDLKQLLAMKGSSYSGLLERHNIHTNNVEHIVKSLRREGIDVCVVKRGEYDTEVVRWADAIISAGGDGTMLLVASKVLSKDKPVVGVNTDPERSEGHLCLPVRYTHAFPEALKKLCRGEFRWLWRQRTRLHLEGTGINPTPVDLHEQQLSLEQHSQAHRITTLDSQQRTGTLHENYSKPCLLPVRSLNEIFIGESLSSRASYYEISVDDGPWEKQKSSGLSICTGTGSKAWSYNINKLAEQAVEEILRIGKSQTGLDIPVSREFIEKVTDEYNESLVFSPDDKRLLYSVREPIANRVFSSSRQRGFASKVCVRSRCWDACMVVDGGTSFEFNDGAIATISMSEDDQLRTVVLQN
- the nadk2 gene encoding NAD kinase 2, mitochondrial isoform X1 translates to MTMTRCPLVNLLFLGSRAVNMLYGKSLRPLHTSPCKASLQPQAGFKPERVAVVTKTTRYEFEQQRYRYAGLSEEDLKQLLAMKGSSYSGLLERHNIHTNNVEHIVKSLRREGIDVCVVKRGEYDTEVVRWADAIISAGGDGTMLLVASKVLSKDKPVVGVNTDPERSEGHLCLPVRYTHAFPEALKKLCRGEFRWLWRQRTRLHLEGTGINPTPVDLHEQQLSLEQHSQAHRITTLDSQQRTGTLHENYSKPCLLPVRSLNEIFIGESLSSRVKLKSFKHHVNLLLHRASYYEISVDDGPWEKQKSSGLSICTGTGSKAWSYNINKLAEQAVEEILRIGKSQTGLDIPVSREFIEKVTDEYNESLVFSPDDKRLLYSVREPIANRVFSSSRQRGFASKVCVRSRCWDACMVVDGGTSFEFNDGAIATISMSEDDQLRTVVLQN
- the nadk2 gene encoding NAD kinase 2, mitochondrial isoform X3 codes for the protein MTMTRCPLVNLLFLGSRAVNMLYGKSLRPLHTSPCKASLQPQAGFKPERVAVVTKTTRYEFEQQRYRYAGLSEEDLKQLLAMKGSSYSGLLERHNIHTNNVEHIVKSLRREGIDVCVVKRGEYDTEVVRWADAIISAGGDGTMLLVASKVLSKDKPVVGVNTDPERSEGHLCLPVRYTHAFPEALKKLCRGEFRWLWRQRTRLHLEGTGINPTPVDLHEQQLSLEQHSQAHRITTLDSQQRTGTLHENYSKPCLLPVRSLNEIFIGESLSSRVKLKSFKHHVNLLLHRASYYEISVDDGPWEKQKSSGLSICTGTGSKAWSYNINKLAEQAVEEILRIVTDEYNESLVFSPDDKRLLYSVREPIANRVFSSSRQRGFASKVCVRSRCWDACMVVDGGTSFEFNDGAIATISMSEDDQLRTVVLQN